ATGATATTCAGGATATATTGTTCACTTAGAAATAACTTGATTAATGTTGTATTTTGGATTGTCTATTGAGACAAATATTGTTGATTTTGTTTAGTTAGAAGGTATTATAAAAATAATATGAGATTTAAATTTTAGATTAAAGTAGGTATTTTGGGAGTTTGGGAATGTAAAAAGTAATTAGCACTGTTATTGGTTTATTTTTGATTAAACTAGAAATGTTTAATTTGCAAGTTATAATATTTTAGGTAATTAGTTTCAAATAGAGTTGAAATATGTTTAGATATATAGTAGTTGGAGCAGGTTTTGCGGGTAGTGTTATAGCTGAGAGAATAGCAAATGTATTGGGGCAAAAGGTTTTGGTAGTCGATAAAAGGTACCATATAGGTGGAAACTGTTATGACGATAGAGACGAAAATGGTATAATATTTCACAAATATGGACCACATCTTTTTCATACGCCATACCAAGAAGTTGTGAATTATCTTAGTGAGTTTGGTGAATTTGAGGAGTATCAGCATAAAGTTTTGGGATATATTGATGGGAAAAAAGTACCTATACCGTTCAATTTCAAATCTCTTGAAATTCTTTTTCCAAGTGAGCTATCGGAAACTATAAAAAAGAAGTTGCTTTCGAGGTATGATTTAGGGCAGAGAGTGCCAATACTTGAGCTTATGAGTAGTGATGATTATTATATTAGAAAATTTGCTGATTTTGTTTACGAAAAAGTTTTTAAAAACTATACTGCTAAGCAGTGGGGTAAAAAACCTGAAGAAATTGATTCGTCTGTTACAGCTAGAGTCCCTGTTGTGGTGGGTTATGATGATAGATATTTTTCAGATAAGTATCAATTTGTACCTATTAATGGTTATACAAGTATTTTCAAAAAAATGTTGGATCATCGTAACATAAAACTTATGCTGAATACTTCGTTTAGCGATATAGGTTCTTTAAGAGATGGTGAGATTTATATATTTGGTAAGAAGTTTAAAGGAATTTTGATTTATACTGGTGCTATTGATGAGTTGTTTAAATATGAATTTGGTTATTTGAGATATAGGAGTTTGAAATTGGACTTTGTGGTTGTTAATAGAGAATATTTTCAAGAAGTTAGTGTTGTAAATTATCCCAATGATTATGATTTTACTAGAATAACTGAGTTTAAACATATACATAGACCTAGAGTTAGAGTTAATAAAAGTTTGATACTTAAAGAGTATCCAAAGGAATATGATCCAAGAGAAGATATACCATATTATCCATTTTTGGAAGATGAGTCTAAGAGAGCCTATGAAAAATATCTAGAGATTTCTAGAAGATACAAAAATTTAGTTCTTGTTGGTAGGCTTGCAGAATACAAATATTACGATATGGATGATATCATCAAACGTGCCCTAGATGTTTTTGAAAGTTCTATTCTTCCTAGGCAATTGAATTGAGTTAAATTTTGATAGTTTTTTGTATTTTTTGGAGTTACTATGATTTGTGGAGAATAGTATGATAGAGGTTTATAGGGATACCAAAATTTATGTAGTAGCACCCAATGGTGTAGTGACGGGTGGTCCTGAGATGTTGCACGGTTTAGTACATAATCTTAGAAAAGACCTTAAGGTAGAGGCATACATTTACTATTACCCTAAAACTGCAAAAGAAGTTAATAAGGCTTACTCTGATTATGATGTTGTCTTAGCTGATAGGATAGTTGATGATTACAGAAATATTATAATAGTTCCTGAATTAGTTGATTTTATAAATTTTTCTCGTAGTTTCAAAAAGATAAGGAAGGTAATTTATTGGTTAAGTGTTGACTTTTTCTATCAATCAATATTTTATAAAAGACCAATAGGACTGTTTATGGCGATTGCTAATAGAATAAATATGGTATCAATAGAGAAATTAAACAAAACATTTTTACCGCATTTTGATATTTCTTCTGAGGCAATAAAGTTTTATTCGAAACTTGATTTGAAAAACTTAGATTTGTTTTCGGATATAAGTTTTCATCTTGCTCAAGGAGTTAGAATACTTGATTTTTTGAGAAATTGTGGTTTCGAGAATGTTTCACTTATAGGAGATTATATAAACAAAAGTTTTATGGAGAGTGGATATAACGTTGTAGATAAACAGGATTTAGTTTGCTATAATCCTAAGAAGGGATTCGAATTTACATCAAAGATAATAGAATACGTTAAGTGTAATAATTTAAGTATAAAATTTGTTCCGATGATTGGTATGAGTAGAAGAGAGGTTATATCGTTGCTTAAAAGGTCTAAGTTGTATATAGATTTTGGTAGTTTTCCAGGAGCTGATAGAATACCAAGAGAGGCTGTTATATTGGGATGTTGTGTTATAACTGGTAAAAGAGGTGCAGCGAGGTATTTTGATGATGTACCCATACCTGATGAGTATAAGTTTGAAGATAAAGTTGAAAGTATACCAGCTATAGTTAGTAAGATACAGGAGTGTCTTAGTAATTACGAAAAGAAGGAAAAAGACTTTGATATTTCTCGAAGTATTATTCGAGAACAACCAAAAAAGTATGTACAACGCCTTAAGAATATATTTATCAAGCTTTGAGTCTAGTATTATTTTTATTGCTTTTGGAGTTTTTGTTTAAAATTTGGTAGGTGATTGTGTAACATTTATAATCCTTTAATATGGATTATGATAAGTTAATTAAGGCAATAGAGTTTTTTGGTTTAAAAGGCAAGATCTCCATTAAATCGTTTAGGCGCCTGTATAAAAAGAAATCAAAGGAATTACATCCCGATATAGGTGGTGATGAAGAGCAGATGCAAAAACTTAATGAGTACTATAAAGTCATAGTAGAGTATTTAGAGTCTTATGAAATACCTGTAACTAGAGAAAGTATTATGAAATCATCTCCAGATGCTTTTGTATATTTCCAGTACTATCGCAAAGGTGGAGATAAGGATGATAGAATTGGGTTCTAGAATTCTATGTCCAACTTTTATAGATGAATGTTGTGCTTTTCATCTTACTACCTTTGATGAATATTTTGACAGTGTTGTCCATTGTTTTTGGAAGGAATTTCCCTATTACTATTCCATCAAATTCATCGGTGAAAGCGTTAGTGATCATTTTATTTAGAAAAACAAATATTATGGTTATTTGTGAAATTCTCCTTTTTATAACTACCTTCTTCTAGACTTTTTTATCTTTTGTATTCTTGTTTATTAACTCAAGAGAAGCTGTACCAAAAGCTACAAGAGTTACTAACAATATAGTATAGTTATTTCTGTTGATATATCTGTTATACTTAGTTGTTTAATGATACTTTCTTTGTATATTTTGTACAATATTATGGGGTGAATAAGTATACGATAGGTCTTAACTATGATGGTATTGCCTCCATAGGTAGGATTACATTAGCAAAAAATATGGATAACATGGAGATTAGTATTCCTATTCTTATTTCTTCAAGCTTTTGTGATATGATTCATATGAATAATCCTATAGACATTGAAGTCAAAATGAAAACGAAAATACCAATTGTTGAGATACATGTACATGAAGTTAGATTTACATATAAAAAGGAATTGATACACAGAGTATGCTAAAGCTATGCTTAAAAATATCACTAATGTGAAAATTGCAAGATGTGGTAGAATTGTTTCTGTAGCTTTATATCTGTACAAGGAGATTTTTTGTTTATTTCTAATTATTGTTAGATGGACTAGGGTTACTCCTAGTACTAAGGATAGCAAACTATTACTTCTGATATGATATGGGCTCCAAATACAGCATTTTCAATTCCTATTGCAGTTTGAACTTAGATAGGTAGTAATGACATTCTTCCTCTCTGCTTTGGTATATCCATGAAAATTTTGAGAATTATTGACGTTATAACTCCTGATATTATTGCAGTGCTTTTGTCTAGTTTTATAAATGTCTTTCTGAAATCTGATAAAAAGGATCTTCCATTTTTTACTAGTGTTTCTTTTGTAAAATTTTCTGGAAATGTTATGATTACAAGAATTTTCCATTTTCTTGTTATGTCTATTACTTATTTTTCGTTATCGACTTCAACTATTTTTATTGTGTTTTTGTTAATTTTGTTTAGAAATTCTTGAGATGTTGATGTTTTACCAGCAAAAGGTAGTTCTATACAGTGTCTTTGTTTATAGTTGCTATTGGTACTTCCCTTACATCATCTTCAAGTGTTAAACCTTATCACGCTTATGATAAGTGCTGGTGCTATTATAGTTTCTCTATTTTCTTGTAGGATTGTTCTTAGAAATTCCATAACCTAACTCTCAAAGGAATTGTTTACTTTAAGTTAGGATTTTTCAAATTGCTTTTGGGTATGAAAATTTGTTAAACTTCTACATTATGCCTTTTGTTCATCCTTTAGCAGATAGATATGCTTCAGAAGAGATGATTGATATCTTTTCAGAGGAGACTAAGTACAGAACTTGGCGTAAGTTTTGGATAATATTGGCAGAGACGCAAAAGGAATTAGGGTTACCTATAACCGATGAGCAGATAAGTGAAATGAAAAGATTTGAAAACGATGTTGATATTAGTAGAGCTAAGGAAATAGAAAAAGATCTCAATCATGATGTTATGTCTCATATTGAAGCATATGGGGAGCAAGCAAAAAAAGCGAAACCTATAATACATCTTGGTGCTACAAGCTCTGAGGTTACGGATAATTCGGAAATGTACATAATACTTAAGGCATTAAAGATTGTAAGGTCTAAGGTTGTAAGTGTGATAAAATCACTTATTGATTTTGGTAATAAATATAAATCTTTGCCGACACTTTCGTACACACATCTTCAACCAGCGCAACCAACTACTGTTGGTAGAAGAGCTATACTTTGGGCTTATGATTTATTTCTTGATCTTGAGGAACTTGATATTTTACTAAAGAATATTAAGACTAGGGGGGTGAAGGGTACTACAGGAACGCAGGCAAGTTATCTTGAGTTATTTGAAGGGGATGATGCAAAGGTAAAATTGCTCGATGATTTGGTTTCTAAAAAACTAGGTTTTAAAGAAAGTTTTTGGATTACTGGCCAAACATATTCTAGAAAGTACGACTATGTTATACTATCTAAATTAGCTTTGATAGGTGCTTCTGCTTCGAAATTTGCTAATGATATTCGTTATCTTCAAAGTATAGGTGAGCTTGAAGAACCTTTTGGTAAAAAACAGATAGGATCTTCCGCTATGCCTTATAAGAGAAATCCGATATTGAGTGAGAGAATAAATTCTCTTGCTAGATATTTGGTTATGTTACCCAGTGTTGCTATAAATAATCATTTGACTCAATTTCTCGAGAGAACGCTAGATGATTCTGCTAATAGGCGAATAATAATACCGGAAGCATTCTTATCAGTAGATGCTATACTTGTTTTGTATCAAAAAATAGTCAAAGGTTTGAATGTTAACGAAGATGTTATAATAAACAGAATGAAAGAAAAGCTACCTTTTTATGCTGTTGAAAATATACTTATGAGAGGAGTTAAGGAAGGTGGTGACAGACAAGAGTTACATAAGATAATAAGAGATACATCTATGAGAGTAGTTGAAGAAGGAAGAAAAGGTAATTATCTGAACTTACTTGATGAACTACAGAAGGAGAATATTCCTCAGAGTATTAAAAGTAGTATGAAGATAATGGAAGATTTTATATCTTTCGTCGGAAGATCTATAAAACAAGTGGAAGAAGTGTCTGAAAGAATGCTAGAGTATATAAGACACTCTGAAATTTAATAGTTTTACTTGTGTATGAATTCTAGGGTTTGATTTTAAAGTAAGGTAATGAGTTGAAGTTTAAGTAGTTAACTTTTTTAGTTGTTGTTAATGTGAGTGTAAGCAAGTTTAGGAGTGACAGGTTGTTTTGTCTAGTAGAGTATTGATTTATTTAGGGGGTTGTTGGTTTTCGTAAATTTGGTTCTAGATTTATATTTTTTGAGATTCGACGGATGATATTGCTTCAATACACTTACTGCATATTGTTAAATGTTCGGGGTTTTTACCTACAGTTGGTGAATAGATCCAACATCTTTCACACTTTTGACCTTCTGCTTTGACTACTGATACAATGATACCATTTTCTTCGTATCCTAAGTTACTGCAGTTTGATGAGCTTAATTCAACTTGTGATACAATGAAGAACTCCCATAGATCATCTTTGTTTTCATTTAACACACTTTCTATTTCTTTTTTTGTTGTGTTTATAATTAGTTTGGATTCTAGAGATGAGTTTATAAGTCCTTCTCTTCTTGCGGTTTCAAGTGCTTTTAATGTTACTTCTCTTACTTCCATTATCATGTTAAACTTATCTCTTATTTGAGGATTATTCCACTCTTCTGGTATTTTATCATATTCGGTTAAGAAGACAGAAATTTCACTAGCTCTATCTTTAAAGAAATTTTGCCATATATCTTCGGCGGTAAACGATAATATAGGTGCTACTGCTTTTACGAGATAAGAAAGAATATAGTATATTGTTGTTTGAGAGCTTCTTCTTTTGAGACCATCTTTCTTACCGGTGTAAAGTCTATCCTTTAGGATGTCAAAATAAGTTGCACTTAGGTCAACATTACAGAAGTCGTATATTTTTCTGTAAACTTTGTTAAACTCGAAATTATCGTAGTGATGTTTTATTTCTTTTGATAAATTGTACAGTTTATCCAAGATCCATTTATCAATAGATGTAAGTTTTTGATAGGGTATTATATCGTTGGTTGAGAAGTCATATAAGTTTGCTAACATATATCTGAAGGTATTTCTTACCTTTCTATATGCATCGACTACTTTTTCTAGTATATGATCTCCTATTCGTAGATCTTCTGTGTAATCCTCAGATACAACCCAAAGTCTAAGTACATCTGCTCCATACTTTTTGATAACTTCCTCTGGTGAAACTACATTACCTAATGATTTATGCATTGCTCTACCTGTTTCATCTAGTACAAAACCATGAGTTAAGACATTGCGGTAAGGGGGTATTCCCCTTATTGCTACTGATGGCCATAATGATGATTGAAACCACCCTCTGTGCTGATCGGAACCTTCTAGATATAAATCAGCTGGTGAAGATAATTCTTCTCTTGTATCTAGTACGCAGAAACTACTTACTCCAGAATCAAACCACACATCAACTATATCCATTTCTTTATCAAACTCACTGCTACCACAATCGCATTTAAAATCTTTGGTAAGTTCTTCCGTTGGTTTTTCAAACCAAATATCTACTCCTTCTTTTTCAAAAATTGAAAGAATGTGTTTACCCCAATATCCTCCTAAGTGAGTTTTCCCACACTTTTTGCAAGTTATGGCAGGTATTGGTACTCCCCAAGCTCTCTGTCTAGATAAACACCAATCTGTTCTATTCCTGACCATTGCTTCTATTCTGTTCTTGCCCCAAGAAGGAATCCATTTCACATTATTTATTCCTTTTATGGCACTTTCTTTCAATGTTTTTTCATTTACGTTGAAAAACCATTGAGGCTTAGTCCTGAATATAACAGGATTTTTGCATCTCCAACAATGAGGATATTGATGCTTGTATTCTTCTGTGTGTAATAGCATTCCTGTTTCTTTGAGATATTGGATTATGTGTTTATTAGCTTCAAATACTTGTAATCCTTTCCATTTTATTACCTCATCAGTAAATTTACCGTCATCGTCAACTGGAGATAGCACTTGTAAGTTGTATTTAACTCCAACTTCGTAGTCTTCCGTACCGTGTCCTGGTGCAGTATGGACTATACCAGTTCCAGTATCTGCTGAAACATGTTCTCCAAATACTATTTTTGATTCTCTATTTTCAAAAGGATGCCATACAACAAGTTTCTTTATGTCTTGTATTGATATATCTTTCACGAAGTTCAAGTTATTTCCTACTTTATCACCGACTTCGTCAAGTAATGCTTTGGAGAGTATATAAAATTCTTTATTGTCAAAAGAAGCTACTACATAATCAAGTTCCTCGCTGAATGCAACTGCTGTATTACCTGGTAGTGTCCAAGGAGTGGTTGTCCATATTAGGACGAAAAGATTACCATTGACAATGTCGTTGTTTTTTACAGGAAATTTGACATATATTGAAGGAGAGATTTTTTCGTAGTATTCGATTTCTGCTTCAGCTAATGCTGTTTTACAATCAAAGCACCAATGAATTGGTTTTTGTCCTTTGTATATTACTCCTTTGTCATATAATTCAACAAGTAGTTTAGCAATATTGAATTCATATTCTTTTGACATTGTTAGGTAAGGTTTATCCCACAATCCAAAAACTCCTAATCTTATGAATTCTTCTCTTTGGATATTTATGTACTTTTGAGCGTATTCTCTACTCAATTTCCTTATTTCAGTGGGTGAAGTTTCTTTAGCTTTGGGTCCGAGAGATTTTGTAACTTGTAATTCTATTGGTAATCCATGACAATCCCACCCTGGTACAAAAGGTGAGTGATAACCTTCAAGTAGTTTATGTTTTACTATTATATCTTTAAGTATTTTGTTTAGCGCATGACCTATGTGAATATGTCCGTTAGCATATGGTGGACCATCGTGCAGAATATATTTTTTATTCTTTTCTTTTAGCTGTAATGCTTTCTCATATATTTTGTTGTCTTTCCAAAATTTTACGAAATCAGGTTCTCTTTGTGGCAAATTTGCCTTCATCTGAAAACTAGTAGAGGGTAAATTTAAAGTGTTTTTGTAGTCCATATTTTACTCCTCCACTTTTTCTATTGAAAACTTTTCAATTACTGGATTTGTGAAAACTTCACTAGATATTTTCTCTATTACATTTTCATTTGAGTTAGTTTCGACAAAAAATACCTTACCGACTCTAACATTTTCTACATCTTTGTATCCCAAATTGTGTAAAACTTTAAGTATTGCACTTCCTTGGGGGTCAAAGACGTTGTCTTTCAAAGAAACAATAACTTTATACTTCATATTAGCATAAATTTTAATTATGCAAATATTTTTCTTACAAGAAACCACGAGTGTGTTCGATAAACTCTGGGATTTAGATGTTAGGTATTATGTTTAGTACTTTTTGATTGCTGCTCTGGTAAGTAACTGACAATTTGGTTTTTTCAAGAGTGTAATATACTATTGTTAGATAAGATTGTTTCTTGATACCTTAGAAGTTTGGTAACACAACCCTAGGAAGAGAAAAAGAATGATAAAGAACATTGTCTATTGAGGATTTTTGGGTATTCTTTCCTGAGAGTAATATAAAAATTATGTGTTTCAGAATATTTGGTATAGGTATTCCCCCTTTGCTTAACTAATAGTTATTTATCTCCTTCTGTAAACTCAGTTATTTTTCTTGGAAAATGGTAGTTTGTTGACAAATCTTATTACTTCGAATTGTTATAAGGGGGTAATGATACAAATGCATAGATAGGTATATATGAAAGTGGTGTAGGTATTGTAGTAATGAATTTATTACAAACTCTTTAAGGTTTTTGTACTGCAAGTTTACAGGAGGTAGAGTTATAACGAATGATATAGGTTGGACTAATATGAATAATACATTGATTAACTGATTCAACATCTGGTTCTACGAGTAATATAGTGATGGATATGTAGTTTTGTATTGTTGTAGATTTTGAAATGGTTTTGCTACTAAGTAGTCTAAATACTTGACTTTGTGATGATATACTTTTGGAATTCTGATAGTGATTTTATGTATAATTTTGATGCTGTTTGGGGTTTGGAAATGAGGTTTAGTAGGTTTCTTGTATACACATTGAGAGAAGATCCTAAAGATGCTGAGGTTGTGAGTCATAGACTTATGCTTAAAGCTGGGCTTATATACAAGGAAGAAAGTGGACTTTACGGATATTT
This genomic window from Brevinematales bacterium contains:
- the purB gene encoding adenylosuccinate lyase; translated protein: MPFVHPLADRYASEEMIDIFSEETKYRTWRKFWIILAETQKELGLPITDEQISEMKRFENDVDISRAKEIEKDLNHDVMSHIEAYGEQAKKAKPIIHLGATSSEVTDNSEMYIILKALKIVRSKVVSVIKSLIDFGNKYKSLPTLSYTHLQPAQPTTVGRRAILWAYDLFLDLEELDILLKNIKTRGVKGTTGTQASYLELFEGDDAKVKLLDDLVSKKLGFKESFWITGQTYSRKYDYVILSKLALIGASASKFANDIRYLQSIGELEEPFGKKQIGSSAMPYKRNPILSERINSLARYLVMLPSVAINNHLTQFLERTLDDSANRRIIIPEAFLSVDAILVLYQKIVKGLNVNEDVIINRMKEKLPFYAVENILMRGVKEGGDRQELHKIIRDTSMRVVEEGRKGNYLNLLDELQKENIPQSIKSSMKIMEDFISFVGRSIKQVEEVSERMLEYIRHSEI
- the purS gene encoding phosphoribosylformylglycinamidine synthase subunit PurS; translated protein: MKYKVIVSLKDNVFDPQGSAILKVLHNLGYKDVENVRVGKVFFVETNSNENVIEKISSEVFTNPVIEKFSIEKVEE
- the ileS gene encoding isoleucine--tRNA ligase; translation: MDYKNTLNLPSTSFQMKANLPQREPDFVKFWKDNKIYEKALQLKEKNKKYILHDGPPYANGHIHIGHALNKILKDIIVKHKLLEGYHSPFVPGWDCHGLPIELQVTKSLGPKAKETSPTEIRKLSREYAQKYINIQREEFIRLGVFGLWDKPYLTMSKEYEFNIAKLLVELYDKGVIYKGQKPIHWCFDCKTALAEAEIEYYEKISPSIYVKFPVKNNDIVNGNLFVLIWTTTPWTLPGNTAVAFSEELDYVVASFDNKEFYILSKALLDEVGDKVGNNLNFVKDISIQDIKKLVVWHPFENRESKIVFGEHVSADTGTGIVHTAPGHGTEDYEVGVKYNLQVLSPVDDDGKFTDEVIKWKGLQVFEANKHIIQYLKETGMLLHTEEYKHQYPHCWRCKNPVIFRTKPQWFFNVNEKTLKESAIKGINNVKWIPSWGKNRIEAMVRNRTDWCLSRQRAWGVPIPAITCKKCGKTHLGGYWGKHILSIFEKEGVDIWFEKPTEELTKDFKCDCGSSEFDKEMDIVDVWFDSGVSSFCVLDTREELSSPADLYLEGSDQHRGWFQSSLWPSVAIRGIPPYRNVLTHGFVLDETGRAMHKSLGNVVSPEEVIKKYGADVLRLWVVSEDYTEDLRIGDHILEKVVDAYRKVRNTFRYMLANLYDFSTNDIIPYQKLTSIDKWILDKLYNLSKEIKHHYDNFEFNKVYRKIYDFCNVDLSATYFDILKDRLYTGKKDGLKRRSSQTTIYYILSYLVKAVAPILSFTAEDIWQNFFKDRASEISVFLTEYDKIPEEWNNPQIRDKFNMIMEVREVTLKALETARREGLINSSLESKLIINTTKKEIESVLNENKDDLWEFFIVSQVELSSSNCSNLGYEENGIIVSVVKAEGQKCERCWIYSPTVGKNPEHLTICSKCIEAISSVESQKI
- the glf gene encoding UDP-galactopyranose mutase gives rise to the protein MFRYIVVGAGFAGSVIAERIANVLGQKVLVVDKRYHIGGNCYDDRDENGIIFHKYGPHLFHTPYQEVVNYLSEFGEFEEYQHKVLGYIDGKKVPIPFNFKSLEILFPSELSETIKKKLLSRYDLGQRVPILELMSSDDYYIRKFADFVYEKVFKNYTAKQWGKKPEEIDSSVTARVPVVVGYDDRYFSDKYQFVPINGYTSIFKKMLDHRNIKLMLNTSFSDIGSLRDGEIYIFGKKFKGILIYTGAIDELFKYEFGYLRYRSLKLDFVVVNREYFQEVSVVNYPNDYDFTRITEFKHIHRPRVRVNKSLILKEYPKEYDPREDIPYYPFLEDESKRAYEKYLEISRRYKNLVLVGRLAEYKYYDMDDIIKRALDVFESSILPRQLN